A genomic segment from Clarias gariepinus isolate MV-2021 ecotype Netherlands chromosome 11, CGAR_prim_01v2, whole genome shotgun sequence encodes:
- the pitpnaa gene encoding phosphatidylinositol transfer protein, alpha a: MLIKEFRVVLPISVEEYQVAQLYSVAEASKNETGGGEGVEVLKNEPYEKEDGEKGQYTHKIYHLQTKVPGFVRLLAPATALKVHEKAWNAYPYCRTIITNEYMEDNFMVMIETWHKPDFGDQENVHKLDPQVWKKTEVVYIDIADRSQVEDKDYKPEEDPATFKSTKTRRGPLGPQWRKELPQKTDCPHMCAYKLVTVKFKLFGFQNKVEGFIHKQEKRLFTNFHRQLFCWIDKWINLTMDDIRRMEEETQKELDKMREKDPVKGMSASDD, translated from the exons ATGCTTATTAAGGAATT CCGAGTTGTTCTTCCCATTTCTGTGGAGGAG TACCAGGTGGCTCAACTCTACTCGGTAGCTGAGGCCAGTAAGAATGAaacaggaggaggagaaggagtgGAGGTACTGAAGAATGAGCCATATGAGAAGGAGGATGGGGAGAAGGGGCAGTACACACACAAGATCTATCATTTGCAAAC TAAAGTACCGGGATTTGTGCGGCTGCTTGCACCAGCAACTGCTCTGAAAGTCCATGAGAAGGCCTGGAATGCTTACCCATACTGTCGCACAA TAATCACA AATGAGTACATGGAGGATAACTTTATGGTCATGATTGAGACATGGCACAAGCCTGACTTTGGTGACCAAGAAAAT GTACATAAGCTTGATCCACAAGTCTGGAAGAAGACTGAGGTCGTTTACATTGATATTGCTGACCGGAGTCAGGTAGAAGACAAG GATTACAAACCTGAGGAAGATCCAGCCACATTCAAGTCAACGAAGACCAGAAGAGGACCTTTAGGACCTCAGTGGcga AAAGAACTTCCTCAAAAGACTGACTGTCCTCACATGTGTGCCTATAAACTCGTCACTGTCAAATTTAAGTTGTTTGGTTTCCAAAACAAAGTGGAAGGCTTCATTCACAAG cAAGAGAAGCGCTTGTTTACCAACTTCCACAGGCAGCTCTTCTGCTGGATAGACAAGTGGATTAACTTGACAATGGACGACATTCGACGGATGGAAGAAGAGACACAAAAGGAACTTGATAAG ATGCGAGAAAAAGACCCAGTTAAAGGGATGTCTGCCTCAGATGACTAA